In Caballeronia sp. Lep1P3, one DNA window encodes the following:
- a CDS encoding alpha/beta fold hydrolase: MSDVAAPDPTHTTSTRTFVLIHGAWHGGWCWRFVVERLAARGHRVFAPSLTGLGDRRHLVEAASSIDVPIADIENLIESEELSDVVLVGHSFGGLVASGVADRMPGSIRALVMLDSLLVESGQTAFDVLPASVVKERMDAVKASGQTLAMPVNGLAGTGIPDDHPLAGWVRRRLTPHPLATYRTPLTLANPLGNGLPRTYVHCANPSYDTLLPVRERIRALPGWGWETIDTGHDAMVLNPDLLVELLERLAA, from the coding sequence ATGTCCGACGTCGCCGCACCCGATCCGACGCATACGACTTCAACAAGAACCTTCGTGCTGATCCACGGCGCATGGCACGGCGGCTGGTGCTGGCGCTTCGTCGTCGAACGTCTCGCGGCGCGCGGGCATCGCGTGTTCGCGCCGTCGCTCACGGGGCTCGGCGACCGGCGGCATCTCGTCGAAGCGGCGAGTTCCATCGACGTGCCCATTGCGGACATCGAGAACCTGATCGAATCGGAAGAGTTGAGCGATGTCGTGCTCGTCGGCCATAGCTTCGGCGGACTGGTGGCCTCGGGTGTCGCGGACCGCATGCCCGGCTCGATCCGCGCGCTTGTCATGCTCGACAGCTTGCTCGTCGAAAGTGGACAGACGGCCTTCGACGTGCTGCCGGCAAGCGTCGTCAAGGAACGCATGGACGCGGTGAAGGCGAGCGGCCAGACGCTCGCGATGCCGGTCAACGGTCTCGCGGGCACCGGCATCCCCGACGATCATCCGCTCGCCGGCTGGGTGCGCCGGCGTCTCACGCCGCATCCGCTCGCGACGTACCGCACGCCGCTGACGCTCGCGAATCCGCTCGGCAACGGCCTGCCCCGCACGTATGTGCATTGCGCGAATCCGTCGTATGACACGCTGCTGCCGGTGCGCGAGCGCATTCGCGCGTTGCCGGGATGGGGATGGGAAACCATCGACACCGGCCACGATGCGATGGTGCTGAATCCCGATCTGCTGGTGGAACTTCTGGAAAGACTCGCGGCGTGA
- the tssD gene encoding type VI secretion system tube protein TssD, whose product MVMPVHLYLTDDQDRPLRGSSTVQGREGSIEVIALSHCFSVPVDPQTGNVTGQRTHTPLTIEKEIDCSTPVLHQMLRDSRTLKCAEAVFYRIDHAGKEEAYYTIKLEGVKLGSIMALMPNMKDKRCELFNHMESVELFYDTISWHYHDGNLKATDALKAAREEAV is encoded by the coding sequence ATGGTAATGCCGGTTCATCTGTATCTTACGGACGATCAAGATCGTCCTTTGCGCGGGTCAAGCACGGTTCAGGGTCGTGAAGGAAGCATCGAAGTGATCGCGCTTTCGCATTGCTTCAGCGTGCCGGTTGATCCACAGACAGGAAACGTGACAGGGCAGCGTACACATACGCCGCTCACAATAGAGAAGGAAATCGACTGTTCGACGCCCGTGCTCCATCAGATGCTCCGCGATTCGAGAACGCTCAAGTGCGCGGAGGCGGTCTTCTATCGGATCGATCACGCAGGAAAGGAAGAGGCGTACTACACGATAAAACTTGAGGGCGTAAAGCTCGGTTCGATCATGGCACTCATGCCCAATATGAAGGACAAGCGCTGCGAACTATTCAATCACATGGAAAGCGTCGAACTCTTTTACGACACGATCTCATGGCACTATCACGATGGCAATCTCAAAGCCACCGACGCTCTGAAGGCAGCACGCGAAGAGGCGGTCTGA
- a CDS encoding DUF2778 domain-containing protein, translating to MAIRCTFTLNNRNTSTLVCSGYGTVEAFSGRMRGRDNPDAITLEGIGPIPKGTYYLVDRQSGGMFGAVHDALSPRLGSTDRTKWFMLWNPKTGDITNIQGVRRGQFRLHPAGDRGLSEGCITLVNPAEFELLQRFIRRSPPLLLLPGTTLKAYGTVTVK from the coding sequence ATGGCGATACGTTGCACATTCACATTGAACAATCGAAACACGTCAACGCTCGTCTGTTCGGGATATGGCACGGTTGAAGCATTCTCTGGCCGGATGCGGGGACGTGACAACCCCGATGCGATAACATTGGAAGGGATCGGACCCATTCCCAAAGGCACGTATTACCTGGTAGATCGTCAGTCAGGCGGCATGTTCGGAGCGGTACACGATGCGCTGTCGCCTAGGCTCGGATCGACTGACAGGACAAAGTGGTTCATGCTGTGGAATCCAAAGACCGGTGACATCACGAACATACAGGGCGTCCGTCGCGGTCAGTTCCGGCTGCATCCAGCAGGAGACCGAGGACTTAGCGAAGGCTGCATTACTCTCGTCAATCCCGCTGAATTCGAATTGCTGCAGCGATTCATTCGTAGATCTCCGCCGCTTCTGCTTTTGCCGGGCACAACGTTGAAAGCATACGGTACGGTCACGGTCAAATGA
- a CDS encoding sulfonate ABC transporter substrate-binding protein — protein sequence MIRMTSKSRRTFVTALAASLAGVAAPSWAKFESQRLRIGYQKAASTLVLLKANGTLEKQLAPLNVTVSWTEFPAGPQLLEGLNVGAIDFGYVGEAPPVFAQAAGADFVYTAYEIPTPRAEGVVVAHDSPIKSVADLKGKKIAFNKGSDVHWFIVALLRKHGLDYSDIHPVFLPPADARAALERQAIDAWAIWDPFLAAAQAQSNARLIADAQGVASHHQFFLSQREFAQKRKDVLAVTMDALGRQGQWVRQNTAAAAAQLAPIQGLDAAIIKAGLEHYEHVYKPIDGSVLAQQQRIADAFYDLKLIPRKIVTKDAALG from the coding sequence ATGATTCGCATGACATCGAAAAGCCGCAGGACGTTCGTCACCGCGCTGGCCGCATCGCTCGCGGGCGTGGCCGCGCCATCGTGGGCGAAGTTCGAAAGCCAGCGCTTGCGCATCGGCTATCAGAAAGCGGCGAGCACGCTCGTGCTGTTGAAGGCGAACGGCACGCTCGAAAAGCAGCTTGCGCCGCTCAACGTCACCGTTTCATGGACGGAGTTTCCCGCCGGTCCGCAATTGCTCGAAGGCCTGAACGTCGGAGCGATCGATTTCGGTTATGTCGGCGAAGCGCCGCCTGTCTTTGCGCAGGCAGCGGGCGCGGATTTCGTCTATACGGCCTATGAAATTCCGACGCCGCGCGCGGAAGGCGTGGTCGTCGCGCACGATTCGCCCATCAAGAGCGTCGCCGATCTCAAGGGCAAGAAGATCGCCTTCAACAAGGGCTCGGACGTGCACTGGTTCATCGTCGCGCTGCTGCGCAAGCATGGCCTCGATTACAGCGACATTCATCCGGTCTTCCTTCCGCCCGCCGATGCCCGCGCCGCGCTCGAACGACAAGCCATCGACGCATGGGCCATCTGGGACCCGTTTCTCGCAGCCGCGCAAGCGCAGAGTAACGCACGGCTGATCGCGGATGCGCAAGGCGTCGCAAGCCATCATCAGTTCTTCCTGAGCCAGCGCGAATTCGCGCAAAAGCGCAAGGACGTGCTTGCCGTCACGATGGATGCGCTCGGTCGGCAGGGCCAATGGGTACGGCAAAACACCGCTGCGGCCGCCGCGCAACTCGCGCCCATTCAGGGGCTGGACGCCGCGATCATCAAGGCGGGGCTCGAACACTATGAGCACGTCTACAAGCCCATTGATGGATCAGTGCTCGCGCAGCAACAGCGCATCGCGGATGCGTTCTATGACTTGAAACTTATTCCGCGCAAGATCGTGACGAAGGACGCGGCGCTTGGGTGA